The Eremothecium cymbalariae DBVPG#7215 chromosome 8, complete sequence genome has a window encoding:
- the MYO1 gene encoding myosin 1 (similar to Ashbya gossypii ACR068W), with protein MSEQCQMTWVPDSEEVFVKGQLISTKTIRNKQNKDENICIVVVNGKEREVREDLTAPVNPSTFDKIDDMSELTHLNEPSVLYNLENRYKDDLIYTYSGLFLVALNPYSNIRIYTQEYVNLYHGSPKEDNKPHIFAVAEQAYRKLLTQKQDQSVLVTGESGAGKTENTKKILQYLASITTDEKLLTVNTESFERKILQSNPILESFGNAQTVRNNNSSRFGKFIKIEFDELGKINGAHIEWYLLEKSRVIQQNVRERNYHVFYQLLSGMTKEELKKIDLISNSISDYAYLRDSNPSIPGVDDCNDFRELLAAFKVVGFSEDDVTDIFKCIAIILHIGNVQFHSDRTEQASIKNDISKLCKLLGVEEAEFKTAVLKPKSKAGKEWVFQAKNAAQSRFILNSLSRSLYEKLFSHIVHRINKNLDHGAVTENYIGLLDIAGFEIFKDNSFEQLCINYTNEKLQQFFNHHMFVLEQNEYLKENIRWDFIDYGKDLQYTIDLIEKKNQPAGILSILDEESILPKSTDESFYSKLMSAWDSNSSKFKRSKLPRCFVLEHYAANVEYNIDGWLSKNKDPLNDNLLSVLTGSSNALISAFYNEHLGRSMSKTASTRHKEQLTVLLEQLSSTDPHFVRCIVPNTKKKAKNFDRKLILDQLRCNGVLEGIRIAREGYPNRIFFKEFYQRYKILSKEYRFSNNSKKNCEVLLSFLRLDPTVYKVGNTKLFFKAGVLAQLESQKEDKIAKIVTKMNSIIQGKIIRASVNQQVQKLQAAKVLSSTFNLYAKLMEDPWYNLYIKIKPMLGSSQSLARSKKIAEQIKQLEKELNVVKGEKKHLETKHINVEKELQEVRALLLTETEKLQNYQRLYESTKKREQELQVAYDEAVKFRDTLKSEESLSQEEYSKFQDDLKQLRNFRDESTAKIKQLESEKAQLLNQIKTMKSEADSGEKYENKYNAEKAALEEELKKLQNELRIKVKKSSDLEAAANNSNVELKTKVQQLERGVSSTSRRLEDLVSENKTLKFELERARKEHQDAHRHLASKTKELARLTERFEVEKAQVTALTKERDSLITGNESITSELRQSRTEANEFKKKFEELKPSAESTKEDLFMPSPSSPGGLINIENKVNILEDELAKERAMNRFLNEKLLSNFHGKGAFHEMQHRDHLDGDDLNNNFEEIKLKLRKTSFRLEKELEEKKELISRLRFTETRLASSSFDNQTICTQLKKLKELVQKSNSNINIEKELEEVDIIEFNHEKLLLEIDFLKRQYEHEKNARVNAEHVASSLHSKFRQIQRSDSVPDIYKLKYEASEERVRALEGKLLQSPRKDKTNTANGEIFLHRESISKYEDELKLHKLENYKLQDYLKECNKQINSLNHDLKISKVTENALREQCSQLEQDLLSTEKQKQLLQSSVKHHQNQYENCINDLHATEAQMRDLVHSLKQSEEDIQTMTDLIQKLRSQNKQKEVLIWDLEKALGHLEGQLGERNIELQKLNSLNQVLSDDLNHFKDRIKVTEDNSKYLAEIGRLKTELDASLRTETELKKEISNLTYHRNAFQADSESKIVNLVQQNSHYEKFLQDLGAQKDASEQVQNALQAKVKSLGLKVDRLNDDLNVLTQEKEKLEQERNYLKAKLQDSNVDFEKSVNDRDNIFNELEFLRESLALQQQQTERNEAFVEKLQEEIQLAKDAFTQEKEKNIELFEENQSLGKSNLQLRQHVEKLEHDLSDTSEKNAWVDRIHELESKLKEESELKFEEMKKSQTLYRTLEELNSAADNQNKAISIAAKDRESVEKQLFEVGGRVEGMEKHILQQDATIKRLEKENIYYKDRVAELEQETYLWKERYKGLSTHRRSMAQPTEEVFI; from the coding sequence ATGAGTGAACAATGTCAGATGACTTGGGTTCCGGATTCTGAAGAGGTATTTGTGAAGGGACAGTTGATTTCCACAAAGACTATTAGAAACAAACAGAACAAGGATGAGAACATATGTATTGTGGTTGTGAATGGGAAGGAGCGGGAAGTGCGAGAGGATTTAACGGCTCCCGTTAATCCATCTACTTTTGATAAGATAGATGATATGTCAGAATTAACTCATCTTAACGAGCCTTCTGTGTTGTACAATTTGGAGAACAGATACAAGGATGATTTGATATATACGTATTCTGGTCTTTTCCTTGTGGCTTTGAATCCATATAGTAACATCAGAATATACACTCAAGAATATGTGAACTTATATCATGGGTCGCCTAAAGAGGACAACAAGCCGCATATTTTTGCAGTAGCGGAACAGGCTTATAGGAAATTGTTAACTCAGAAGCAAGACCAATCGGTGTTGGTTACGGGGGAGTCAGGAGCGGGGAAGACGGAGAATACTAAGAAAATATTGCAATATCTAGCTTCTATTACGACGGATGAGAAGCTACTTACGGTGAACACAGAGTCATTTGAGAGGAAGATATTGCAGTCAAACCCTATATTAGAATCGTTTGGTAATGCGCAAACAGTTCGTAATAACAATTCATCAAGGTTTGGTAAGTTTATAAAAATTGAGTTTGATGAGCTGGGGAAGATAAATGGGGCTCATATCGAATGGTATCTATTAGAAAAATCGAGGgttattcaacaaaatgTGAGGGAACGTAATTATCATGTTTTTTATCAATTGTTATCTGGCATGACCAAAgaggaattaaaaaaaatagactTAATCTCTAATTCAATTTCAGATTATGCTTATTTGCGGGATTCAAACCCATCAATTCCAGGAGTTGATGATTGTAACGATTTCCGTGAATTATTGGCAGCGTTCAAAGTTGTTGGATTTTCGGAAGATGATGTTACtgatattttcaaatgtaTTGCCATTATTCTACATATAGGTAATGTACAATTCCACTCTGACAGAACTGAACAGGCCTCGATTAAAAATGACATTTCCAAACTATGTAAGTTGTTAGGAGTGGAGGAGGCTGAGTTTAAAACAGCTGTTTTAAAACCCAAATCTAAAGCGGGCAAGGAATGGGTATTTCAGGCAAAAAATGCGGCACAGTCACGTTTCATCCTAAATTCCTTGTCGAGGTCTTTATATGAGAAGCTTTTTAGTCATATTGTCCACAGAATCAACAAGAATTTGGACCATGGTGCAGTAACAGAAAATTACATTGGGTTACTCGATATCGCAggttttgaaatttttaagGACAACtcatttgaacaattgtGTATTAACTACACTAATGAAAAGTTGCAACAATTTTTTAACCATCATATGTTCGTTTTAGAACAGAAcgaatatttaaaagaaaatattcGATGGGATTTTATTGACTATGGTAAAGACTTGCAGTATACCAttgatttaattgaaaagaagaatcaaCCCGCAGGTATTCTATCAATTCTTGATGAGGAGTCGATTTTGCCAAAATCTACCGATGAGTCGTTCTATTCTAAGCTTATGTCAGCTTGGGATAGTAATTCCTCTAAATTTAAACGTTCAAAACTTCCAAGATGTTTTGTCCTTGAACACTATGCAGCCAACGTTGAGTATAATATTGATGGTTGgctatcaaaaaataaagatcCATTAAATGATAACTTGTTGTCTGTATTAACAGGATCATCAAATGCATTGATATCGGCATTTTACAATGAACATCTTGGTCGTAGCATGAGTAAAACTGCGTCCACTCGTCATAAGGAGCAACTTACTGTATTACTTGAGCAATTATCATCCACAGATCCACACTTTGTGCGTTGTATTGTCCCAAACACCAAGAAAAAGGCTAAAAATTTCGATAGGAAGTTAATTTTGGATCAATTGCGTTGCAATGGTGTTTTAGAAGGCATCAGAATTGCGAGGGAGGGATATCCTAACCGAATCTTCTTTAAAGAGTTCTATCAGAGGTATAAGATTCTTTCTAAAGAATACAGATTCTCAAATAACTCTAAAAAGAATTGCGAAGTATTACTTTCTTTCCTACGACTAGATCCAACTGTATACAAAGTGGGTAATACTAAACTATTTTTCAAAGCAGGTGTCTTGGCCCAATTGGAATCCCAAAAGGAAGATAAGATTGCCAAAATTGTGACAAAGATGAACAGTATTATTCAAGGTAAGATTATTAGGGCCTCAGTTAACCAACAAGTCCAAAAGTTGCAAGCAGCAAAAGTTTTGAGTTCCACATTTAATCTATATGCTAAGCTGATGGAAGATCCATGGTACAACTTGTATATTAAGATTAAGCCTATGTTAGGATCATCCCAGTCTTTAGCAAGGTCCAAAAAAATTGCTGAACAGATAAAGCAATTGGAGAAAGAATTAAATGTAGTTAAAGGTGAAAAGAAGCATCTGGAAACTAAGCATATCAACGTGGAAAAAGAGCTACAAGAAGTTCGCGCCTTACTATTaacagaaacagaaaaactACAGAACTATCAGCGTTTGTACGAATCAACGAAAAAAAGGGAACAGGAACTACAGGTTGCATACGATGAGGCAGTTAAATTTAGAGATACCCTAAAATCAGAAGAATCCTTGAGCCAAGAAGAATACTCGAAGTTCCAAGACGATTTGAAGCAATTAAGAAACTTTAGAGATGAAAGTACTGCAAAGATTAAGCAGTTAGAGTCTGAAAAGGCCCAACTTTTGAATCAAATAAAGACTATGAAATCCGAAGCAGACAGCGGggaaaaatatgaaaataaGTATAATGCAGAAAAGGCTGCTTTAGAAGAAGAGTTGAAAAAGCTGCAAAATGAATTGCGCATAAAAGTGAAGAAGTCAAGTGATCTTGAAGCGGCGGCAAATAACTCTAATGTAGAACTGAAAACAAAAGTACAACAATTGGAAAGAGGGGTTTCTAGTACAAGCAGAAGACTAGAAGATCTTGTAAGcgaaaataaaactttgAAGTTTGAGTTAGAACGGGCAAGGAAAGAACATCAAGATGCTCATCGACATCTAGCTTCGAAAACAAAAGAGTTGGCAAGGTTGACTGAAcgttttgaagttgaaaaagcACAGGTAACAGCTCTGACAAAAGAAAGGGATTCTCTTATTACAGGTAATGAAAGCATTACCAGTGAATTAAGACAGTCTAGGACCGAAGCCAACGAGTTTAAGAAAAAATTTGAGGAGCTGAAGCCCTCAGCAgaatcaacaaaagaagatttaTTTATGCCCAGCCCTTCTTCTCCGGGAGGTTTAATCAATATTGAGAATAAAGTTAATATattagaagatgaattGGCCAAAGAGCGTGCTATGAATCGATTTTTGAATGAAAAACTACTATCTAATTTTCATGGGAAGGGTGCTTTTCATGAAATGCAACATAGGGATCATTTGGATGGTGATGAtcttaataataatttcgAGGAAATTAAATTAAAGTTGAGAAAGACATCCTTTAGACTAGAAAAGGAGTTagaagagaagaaggaatTAATTTCTCGTTTGCGTTTTACCGAAACTAGATTGGCATCATCGTCATTTGACAATCAAACGATATGTACTCAGTTGAAAAAGTTAAAAGAATTGGTCCAAAAGTCCAAttcaaatatcaatattgaGAAGGAATTGGAGGAAGTTGATATAATTGAATTTAATCATGAGAAGTTGTTGTTagaaattgattttttgaaaagacaATATGAACACGAGAAGAATGCACGTGTAAATGCAGAACATGTTGCATCTTCACTTCACAGCAAATTCAGGCAGATTCAACGTTCAGATTCAGTTCCGGATATTTATAAGTTAAAATATGAAGCCAGTGAAGAACGTGTTAGGGCCTTAGAAGGTAAATTACTTCAGTCTCCAAGAAAAGACAAGACAAATACTGCCAATGGAGAAATATTTCTACATCGTGAATCAATCTCCAAgtatgaagatgaattaAAACTGCACAAATTAGAGAATTACAAACTACAagattatttaaaagaGTGTAATAAGCAGATCAACTCCTTGAATCATGACCTCAAGATTTCTAAGGTGACTGAAAACGCACTCAGAGAACAATGTTCACAATTGGAACAAGATCTTCTGTCTACTGAGAAACAGAAGCAATTGTTGCAATCGAGTGTGAAGCaccatcaaaatcaatatGAAAACTGTATTAATGATTTACATGCTACGGAGGCCCAAATGAGGGACCTTGTACATTCTTTGAAACAGTCAGAAGAGGATATTCAAACGATGACTGatttgattcaaaaattgCGGAGCCAAAACAAGCAGAAAGAGGTCTTGATCTGGGATTTAGAGAAAGCATTAGGACATTTAGAAGGGCAGCTTGGTGAGCGTAACATTGAACTGCAAAAGCTAAATTCCCTGAACCAAGTTTTGTCTGATGATCTGAATCACTTTAAGGATCGCATAAAGGTCACTGAAGATAACAGCAAATATTTGGCTGAGATTGGAAGATTAAAAACCGAATTGGACGCTTCTCTGAGGACTGAAACAGAGCTTAAGAAGGAGATTTCTAACCTGACTTACCATAGAAATGCATTCCAGGCTGATTCGGAATCCAAGATCGTTAACCTAGTACAACAAAATAGCCATTATGAGAAGTTCCTGCAAGATTTGGGGGCTCAAAAAGATGCATCAGAACAGGTTCAAAATGCATTACAAGCTAAAGTCAAGTCCTTGGGGCTAAAGGTAGATAGGTTGAATGATGATCTCAATGTTTTAACAcaggaaaaggaaaaattggagcaagaaagaaattatttgaaagcaAAACTCCAAGATTCCAATGTagactttgaaaaatctgTGAATGATAGggataatatatttaatgAACTCGAGTTTTTGAGAGAATCATTGGCgttgcagcaacaacaaactGAAAGGAATGAAGCTTTTGTTGAGAAGctacaagaagaaatccAATTGGCTAAGGATGCCTTTACTCaagagaaggaaaagaatATCGAATTGTTTGAGGAAAACCAATCGTTGGGCAAGTCGAACCTGCAGTTACGTCAACATGTAGAAAAATTAGAGCACGATTTATCAGATACTTCAGAAAAGAATGCATGGGTTGATAGAATTCATGAACTAGAATCTAAACTAAAGGAGGAATCCGAATTAAAGTTcgaagaaatgaaaaagagCCAGACTCTGTATCGTACACTGGAAGAACTGAATAGTGCTGCGGATAATCAAAATAAGGCCATTTCAATTGCTGCTAAAGACAGAGAGTCTGTTGAAAAGCAGTTATTTGAGGTCGGAGGTCGTGTTGAAGGAATGGAGAAACACATTTTACAACAAGATGCTACTATTAAAAGGTTGGAAAAAGAGAACATATATTATAAGGATAGAGTGGCTGAATTAGAACAAGAAACATATTTATGGAAGGAGAGGTATAAAGGATTATCAACTCATCGTAGGAGTATGGCCCAACCGACAGAAGAAGTTTTCATATAG
- a CDS encoding uncharacterized protein (similar to Ashbya gossypii ACR066C), whose amino-acid sequence MASSSSTVAVFEHSIDTTTQIPGEYDLTQARISIVGHNQCGKTSLLVRWLHDMFNPNLSGMHVEQIYRKKINYDAFCQSRSLQEYQELCADPSGISSDVENRYISINKKDLPLITRSSEFEVQVLDTTNIDCRNLSQIRRLQVKQSNGFILCYNCSDEESFNLLRVFHRNIVAIKGNDVPIVVCCCKIDLEGDRVISSADVADLCDEFDLDLSESYCETSAKENTGTQNLFYTILQKIEKYKQAMRDERRIQNEHVFCSSSTDSEIGPPIPERPSPRLLRNSTAPILSSSPCPPLKSPDSISSSDAIANPPRMPSPSTPTSNFIPHTPNVNIAPTPSFTPSRRHVRRSRGSSCIIN is encoded by the coding sequence ATggcatcttcatcttcaacgGTGGCAGTATTTGAACACTCGATTGATACTACAACGCAGATACCGGGTGAATATGACTTGACGCAAGCTAGGATATCTATTGTTGGACACAATCAGTGCGGTAAAACGTCTTTGCTTGTTAGGTGGCTTCATGATATGTTCAATCCTAATTTGAGCGGCATGCATGTTGAGCAAATATATCGTAAGAAGATCAATTATGATGCATTCTGTCAGAGTCGATCTCTACAAGAGTATCAGGAATTATGTGCTGACCCCAGCGGGATATCCTCAGATGTCGAGAATCGCTATATTAGTATTAACAAGAAAGACTTGCCGCTGATTACGCGAAGCAGTGAATTTGAGGTCCAAGTACTTGATACTACAAATATCGACTGCAGAAACCTTTCACAGATCAGAAGACTTCAGGTTAAACAGTCTAACGGCTTTATTCTCTGCTATAACTGCAGTGATGAGGAATCCTTCAACCTCCTTCGCGTTTTTCATCGCAATATTGTTGCTATCAAGGGTAATGATGTTCCGATAGTGGTATGTTGCTGCAAAATCGATTTAGAAGGGGATAGAGTTATTTCCTCGGCGGACGTAGCCGATCTTTGTGATGAATTTGATCTCGACCTGAGTGAATCCTACTGTGAAACTTCCGCCAAGGAAAACACAGGTACCCAAAACCTCTTCTACACTATCTTACAAAAAATCGAAAAGTACAAACAGGCTATGCGTGACGAGAGGCGCATCCAAAACGAGCACGTTTTCTGTTCTAGCAGCACTGATTCCGAAATCGGACCACCAATTCCAGAACGTCCTTCCCCTAGACTCCTCAGAAATTCTACAGCCCCTATCCTCAGCAGCTCCCCGTGCCCCCCTCTAAAATCTCCCGACTCAATATCCTCCTCTGATGCTATCGCCAACCCACCTCGTATGCCATCTCCCTCAACTCCAACATCTAATTTTATCCCACATACCCCTAACGTTAATATAGCACCGACCCCATCGTTTActccctcccgtcgccATGTCCGCCGATCGAGAGGCTCCTCTTGCATAATTAATTAG
- a CDS encoding 40S ribosomal protein eS27 (similar to Ashbya gossypii ACR065C), giving the protein MVLVQDLLHPTAASEAKKHKLKALVQSPRSYFLDVKCPGCLNITTVFSHAQTAVTCESCSTVLCTPTGGKAKLSEGTSFRRK; this is encoded by the exons ATG GTTTTAGTTCAAGATTTGTTGCACCCAACTGCTGCTTCTGAAGCTAAAAAGCACAAGTTGAAGGCCTTGGTTCAATCCCCAAGATCTTACTTTTTGGACGTTAAGTGCCCAGGTTGTTTGAACATCACTACCGTGTTTTCTCACGCTCAAACTGCAGTCACCTGTGAATCATGCTCCACTGTGTTGTGTACTCCAACTGGTGGTAAGGCCAAGTTGTCTGAAGGTACTTCCTTCAGGAGAAAATAG
- a CDS encoding F-box protein (similar to Ashbya gossypii ACR067C), with translation MARYFNLDFCAPIGHAGAPLPALCNWQGGQDRCLGDECRMKSVGKGYERLLELPLEVKIKISRYLSQYDLVNLAGVSRAFHDVAVLCLYGRIVIDPSACAKTVSKQGCNFMPYNEIVIKSRFSLMRFMAVISAKEPLPFGALVRSIKVLDFPAGFTRRDSFSFVRKVLPNLVVLQELCYRVREHWIPDDIYNFIPASTSMISMPLKSIDGSLKRRFRIREFFCKKYIEAKDLHNLMHNLSEISDNLGSSLSTLQLHRDDQHHSLHTRNLNPGQSLIVTQYMIDNNLPQPDFLERDTVVSHNQLDVFFWDFLKYTCKLANLRELDVSGANFKSSDAVLVSNHINLANLETLCFTNVNEVQWLPEVSYYVDDMQWLHDTHLRKGFLPSIALKFVNLKRVKLDYKEPIGRGVPEFLETLASNGVFLSELDLVINWDKSSTVSASWENTAERYADAILMHRCTLVKLSLVAKEESSYYELHKNIPMSSLMRLSSCKNIESLRFYGGSLQTCDCELLEKFPKLVYLDLCGREAGGPLHMGLHTRHDGVLDEWYRVIHVPINLSRRIPTVKFIKINTCLFECRQGGEVLPSLDGLEPWFTAKTRVIVSEK, from the coding sequence ATGGCACGATATTTCAACTTGGATTTCTGTGCGCCGATTGGGCATGCTGGGGCCCCGTTGCCGGCGCTTTGCAATTGGCAAGGTGGTCAGGACAGGTGTTTGGGGGATGAATGTAGGATGAAGAGCGTGGGGAAGGGTTATGAGCGGCTTTTAGAACTTCCTTTGGAGGTTAAAATCAAGATAAGCAGGTATCTATCGCAATATGACTTGGTTAACCTTGCGGGAGTTTCAAGGGCGTTCCACGATGTGGCCGTATTATGCTTGTACGGCAGAATTGTGATCGATCCAAGCGCATGCGCCAAGACTGTTTCCAAGCAGGGGTGTAATTTTATGCCATATAATGAGATTGTTATCAAATCCAGGTTCTCGCTGATGCGCTTTATGGCGGTGATTAGCGCAAAGGAACCGCTTCCATTTGGAGCTTTAGTGCGATCTATCAAGGTACTAGACTTTCCTGCTGGGTTCACTCGGCGGGACTCTTTCAGCTTTGTACGGAAGGTGCTTCCAAACCTTGTGGTGCTGCAAGAACTGTGTTATAGAGTCAGGGAGCACTGGATACCGGATGACATCTATAATTTCATACCAGCGAGTACTTCGATGATCTCTATGCCTCTTAAATCGATCGATGGATCGCTGAAAAGGAGATTCAGGATTCGAGAGTTTTTCTGCAAGAAGTACATTGAAGCGAAAGACTTGCACAACTTAATGCACAATTTGAGTGAAATATCAGATAACTTAGGTTCTTCACTTTCGACATTGCAACTACACAGAGATGATCAACACCATTCTCTGCATACACGTAACCTTAATCCGGGGCAGTCTCTCATAGTTACGCAATATATGATAGACAATAATTTGCCGCAGCCAGATTTCCTAGAGAGAGACACAGTAGTATCGCATAATCAGCTGgatgttttcttttgggactttttaaaatacaCTTGCAAGCTGGCTAATTTGCGAGAATTAGATGTAAGCGGCGCGAACTTCAAATCCTCGGATGCTGTGCTGGTGAGCAATCACATTAATTTAGCAAACCTCGAGACGCTATGCTTCACCAACGTCAATGAAGTACAATGGTTACCGGAAGTGTCCTACTATGTCGATGACATGCAGTGGTTACACGATACCCATCTCCGGAAAGGGTTTCTGCCCTCCATCGCTTTAAAATTTGTAAACTTGAAGCGCGTTAAACTGGATTATAAGGAGCCCATAGGACGTGGAGTTCCTGAATTTTTAGAAACTTTAGCTTCTAACGGTGTCTTCTTATCAGAATTAGACCTGGTAATAAACTGGGACAAGAGTAGTACTGTATCAGCTAGCTGGGAAAATACCGCTGAAAGATATGCAGATGCTATCTTAATGCATCGCTGCACCCTAGTGAAACTTTCATTAGTAGCCAAGGAGGAGTCCAGTTATTACGAACTGCATAAAAACATACCAATGTCTTCACTGATGAGGCTCTCAAGTtgtaaaaatattgaaagtCTACGTTTTTATGGTGGCTCATTACAAACCTGTGATTGTGAACTTTTGGAGAAGTTTCCCAAGCTGGTGTATCTGGACTTATGCGGCCGAGAAGCAGGTGGCCCACTCCACATGGGATTGCACACAAGGCATGATGGGGTTTTAGATGAATGGTATCGTGTCATACATGTGCCCATTAATTTGTCTAGAAGAATTCCAACTGTAAAGTTCATCAAGATTAACACATGTTTGTTTGAATGTAGGCAAGGTGGGGAAGTACTACCGTCTTTAGATGGCCTTGAACCTTGGTTTACAGCAAAAACAAGAGTCATTGTGTCTGAAAagtga
- the MAS2 gene encoding mitochondrial-processing protease subunit alpha (similar to Ashbya gossypii ACR069C), which translates to MFRYSKGCLRKSVVGSRLYTQTANGAENFQLTALPNGLRVATSNVPGHFSALGLYVGAGTRNETELLRGCTNILDRLAFKSTGHMSAVEMAEALEQLGGNYQCTSTRESIIYQASVFNQHVEKMFKLMAESVRYPSITSDEIEEQKSAALYDIKGVFENHEVLLPELLHIAAYRGKTLGLPTVSSRKAIQGVSRYLLNDYRNKFYNPRNIVAAFVGVPHVEAVEIVSRYFDDMKDIYPEIKVEPAQYFGAVHNTAATRVNLNLPELYHMHIAFEGLPINHPDIYALATLQTLLGGGGSFSAGGPGKGMYSRLYTDVLNRYHFVDNCVAFNHAYSDSGLFGISMSAHPDAAPYMAPLIAQQFLNLLSHESSHKLSNEEVNRAKNQLKSSLLMNLESKLVELEDLGRQILLHGSKISIKEMVSKIERVTPEDCRRVAEMVLTGRISNSVQGTGAPTIVTQGNQAVFGDVLQVLKREGLGNYDKIESKSTSYDCEMDL; encoded by the coding sequence ATGTTCAGATACTCCAAAGGATGTTTGAGGAAGTCGGTAGTTGGATCAAGGTTATATACTCAAACTGCTAATGGTGCTGAAAACTTTCAACTGACTGCGTTACCAAATGGGCTGAGAGTTGCAACTTCCAATGTCCCTGGACACTTTTCTGCACTGGGTTTATATGTTGGTGCAGGAACGCGGAATGAGACAGAGCTGCTACGTGGGTGCACCAATATACTGGATCGATTAGCATTCAAATCGACTGGGCATATGTCTGCTGTTGAAATGGCAGAAGCGTTAGAACAGCTTGGAGGTAATTATCAGTGCACATCGACCAGGGAAAGTATAATATACCAGGCATCGGTGTTTAATCAACATGTTGAGAAGATGTTTAAGTTAATGGCGGAATCAGTTAGATACCCAAGTATTACTAGTGACGAGATTGAAGAGCAGAAGAGTGCAGCTTTGTATGATATTAAAGGAGTATTTGAAAACCATGAGGTGCTGTTGCCTGAGCTGTTGCACATAGCTGCTTACAGAGGCAAAACACTTGGTTTGCCAACGGTTTCATCAAGGAAAGCTATTCAGGGTGTTTCCAGGTATTTATTGAACGATTATAGAAACAAGTTTTACAACCCAAGGAACATAGTTGCTGCTTTTGTTGGTGTTCCTCATGTTGAGGCAGTGGAAATTGTTTCAAGgtattttgatgatatgaaGGATATATATCCGGAAATTAAGGTGGAGCCGGCTCAGTACTTTGGCGCGGTCCATAATACAGCAGCTACACGTGTGAATCTCAACCTCCCAGAGTTATATCATATGCATATAGCATTCGAAGGTTTGCCCATTAATCATCCTGATATTTATGCTTTGGCTACCCTACAAACCCTTCTAGGTGGTGGTGGATCGTTTAGTGCCGGTGGACCAGGTAAAGGCATGTATTCTCGTCTTTACACTGACGTCTTGAATAGATATCACTTTGTGGATAATTGTGTTGCCTTCAACCATGCATACTCTGACTCGGGTTTATTCGGTATTTCTATGTCAGCTCATCCAGATGCTGCTCCATATATGGCCCCATTGATAGCTCAACAATTCCTCAATCTGCTATCCCATGAAAGCTCGCACAAACTATCcaatgaagaagttaacAGAGCCAAAAACCAGCTCAAGTCATCCTTATTAATGAACCTTGAATCCAAACTCGTTGAACTAGAAGACTTGGGTAGACAGATTTTGCTGCATGGTAGTAAGATCTCAATAAAGGAAATGGTTTCAAAGATTGAGCGGGTGACACCGGAAGACTGCAGGAGGGTGGCAGAAATGGTTCTAACCGGTCGCATATCAAATTCTGTACAAGGTACTGGTGCCCCAACCATTGTAACACAGGGTAATCAGGCTGTATTTGGTGATGTTTTGCAAGTTTTAAAACGGGAAGGGCTGGGAAATTATGACAAGATTGAGTCCAAATCTACATCGTACGATTGCGAGATGGATCTTTAA